A stretch of the Glutamicibacter sp. JL.03c genome encodes the following:
- a CDS encoding sulfite exporter TauE/SafE family protein — protein sequence MTFTLVLTLLLSVLIGISLGLLGGGGSILTVPILTYVAGMNPKEAIAASLFVVGATSVVSAVTHARNRHVQWRTGLVFGAAGMAGAFGGGLLGGFIPGFILMIAFALMMVATSLAMIRGRKNHAGTHRENELPVFKVIAEGLVVGLVTGLVGAGGGFLVVPALALLGGLSMPVAVGTSLVVIAMKSFAGLGGYLTTVTLDWTLVGAVTATAILGSFLGARLAGRIPEAALRKGFGFFVLAMGIFVLVQELPSPANIVMGLAATAIAAAATLCWFAIPACPLRRKSLTPPVAASTTESH from the coding sequence ATGACATTTACCCTCGTGCTGACCCTCTTGCTTTCGGTGCTGATCGGGATCTCCCTCGGATTGCTCGGTGGGGGCGGGTCCATCCTCACCGTCCCAATACTCACCTACGTCGCGGGCATGAACCCCAAAGAAGCCATTGCTGCCTCGCTGTTCGTGGTGGGAGCGACCTCCGTCGTCAGTGCCGTGACCCATGCCCGCAATAGGCATGTGCAGTGGCGCACCGGACTCGTCTTCGGCGCAGCCGGCATGGCCGGGGCCTTCGGTGGCGGCCTGCTCGGTGGATTCATCCCCGGATTCATCCTCATGATCGCCTTCGCCCTCATGATGGTTGCCACCTCCCTAGCCATGATCCGCGGCCGCAAGAACCATGCCGGCACCCACCGCGAAAACGAACTGCCGGTATTCAAGGTCATTGCCGAGGGACTGGTCGTGGGCCTGGTCACCGGATTGGTTGGTGCCGGCGGTGGCTTCCTCGTCGTCCCGGCACTCGCCCTGCTCGGCGGCCTGTCGATGCCCGTCGCCGTCGGAACGTCGCTGGTCGTCATCGCCATGAAGTCCTTCGCCGGACTTGGCGGCTACCTTACTACTGTCACTCTTGACTGGACACTTGTCGGTGCAGTCACAGCCACCGCGATCCTCGGCTCCTTCCTGGGCGCCAGGTTGGCCGGCCGCATTCCAGAAGCCGCCCTGCGCAAGGGGTTCGGCTTCTTCGTCCTGGCCATGGGAATCTTCGTGCTTGTCCAGGAACTACCCTCCCCAGCCAATATCGTCATGGGCCTCGCGGCCACCGCAATCGCCGCAGCCGCGACTCTGTGCTGGTTTGCGATTCCCGCATGTCCACTGCGACGTAAATCGCTAACACCTCCTGTTGCCGCTTCGACGACCGAGTCACACTAG
- a CDS encoding DNRLRE domain-containing protein, with protein MHLLRGDTSARLWTDFTVRKRKILSTIAITSTSALLASGLIAPSAFADEEPQDTTQTVQDVTERPDGVSAQITAKATGHRVEDLSLRTATEQVFANPDGTWTSETTPAARFKEEKGNFVPLGTDGELTDTVSPVVSDGTELTIADGKDALGDGPTQDSVVLAELESTGDPEGSTLKLGWEGELPAPQISENQATYTDQVQVPVIEDPSGDIMPQSSTVDPVPSETPSESPSDTKAPEIIDEQPEEDEAASSSDPTPEPSESSTESSEPSDESEAPSLDMPADTQPVNASVVVEPLRSGFSHRTVLEQAPEGEVSLRFPIKLSKGLKLSKDQDTGDLRAVNGKGETVFFAPAPTMWDAKIDEASGLPSAERFVDTDLTEEDGVPVLTLTVDKEWLQDPDRQYPVTIDPTWSSGVSDTWVQADVPGSKAGDPELRVGTFNGGSLKSRSFVQFASTALNGKKITKAELRMHNYHSYSCTSAPIKVQRLTSAWISSDVRWTDQPTATSTGEGQNNVSKGYSSSCAAGYVYYPITPIAQYWADNPTKNFGVRLIAADETNNYSWKRYRSANYITGSNDPIEPQFIVTYNSYPGTPSSVSFNSGESVKDAAGKTWVRSKTPTFRSTVTDPDGGNVKAEFDMSGTSTLTKQAGSTVASKQVSTYKASLAENGTYTVKAWANDGSLRSKAAGSSTTFTVDSVAPSAPSISSSGGITNNGWKTSKPSSNTFTFSSSADTDKFSYQLNNDAWKTVTATSGKATLSWNPTGANILRVKANDKATNTSGTTTWTFGNGAASLTSPAGGSTTSDSFKVTGQGPSSSTGVVTPKVYWREADSVSADTTTYGSNSGWYEAATLPDIAAGQPVKVDTMVNVAAAPAGKLKELGKDRLATLVELQVCFDYAGAPAASKLQCTTNKSKKPVQVTKLPHAFGDNYPVAEAGDGQVALTTGELNLSETDVEVNAGNTGLSVSRSYSSYSGIGANSRIFGKGWRVNIEGPDEGLSGLMVAESTALDGTVTLINDDETAAVFRQPGGGRVSLKTGTYVAANDDASASGWKLALSGTGTSARIKITEEDGTVTTFKRGAILEGNSKIYEWITETVTGGNGTGTAKFVSNTAGQTTMVVAGTETNLTCDTTTPVKGCRRINLAYDASGKITKVTYTAWDPAANAMKTVNIAEYGYDGTTADARLVSVKDSRTGDITSYTYAADSAAGVPLIASTEEKTSGGTRVDAPTYYSYGLGNTGSGRADWLEKVERGNTTDGNTRVQTARFVYGINPVADGNILPDLREARVKLWEQEGTKRPVTGYAVFGAGKNIASSKAGSVAASDFKYADLQYVDSQNRVVNTSSYAAGAWQSTASVFNEDGNVERSYDERALRMIQTSAATPENVVGGVVNGHKDQASLSFYWSDLSAYVDENGEGISTATDPVVKADEIAKNEATAEFLRGYVTDSYSPVTTDENDEPARMQTKTTYTALSEVDAGGMPRMLTTKVVTSKANSGDIDLSVTGEPVLSEVHNGYDAYTVDKNGKAATDKNNLRSGWVIGTPTKVTQVLSPTTNNIVTETRYDDQGRVIETRQPKSAGADAGTTQSIYYTAGANAVDAVCGNVPEYAGYLCKNTPKGAGSVSKHQTGFNIYGQPATFTEASTGTDGAKRTTTQTYRADGQELKTTVTTSGITTTAVQPVEKLYDATGVQNGVRALASGTLPQSEVKWTQDLWGRTISYTNSLGETTTTEYDGFGNVSKTVSPVSTSTYKYGALSGDGTAEYQGVVTSMTVSKHGGTGTGTYKASYDGDGNILTQSIPGGFTQKMDYDESGKQVRLAYDGPLKAEDGTTSNGTWIAWELNRDTTGQIVGETTPEGDVLAGTSTAGDRGAAYDRAFTYDRAGRLTEVQDVTAQPGETVNTDPVEGAVTPTTVRKYAFDKNGNRTSLTTTVNGTQTASRSWTYDAADRVGVGAGYVYDGLGRQTTIPAADAPAAAGGVKAGAGAITVKYFADDATAAITRNGTTSTIARDPARRRLSVTSTGTNAAGTETKHYADDSDNPAWSSRVQGTQTITTRYESTIGGDLALTITDNTVELALSNPHGDVVATVPVTGTNAGQGITGWAQYDEYGNQLSEPVNTGATSYGWHGADERAVDTSGLILMGARLYNSVTGLFTSRDPVEGGNTTSYTYPQDPVGMSDITGLWSLKRAWGTAKRIWRNPWFQVGLGIGLAFIPGGLAVRAGIGIVSRIGGMHRAARVARTAIRFRSVKGFTRHGLNQTVSRGVSPRIIRNTVNHPIAMKPQYHGTLYFGRKGNVVLNKSRKVVTAYKSSKLWKKMKRMGRK; from the coding sequence GTGCACCTTCTCAGAGGGGATACCTCTGCGCGCCTGTGGACAGATTTCACAGTACGCAAGAGAAAAATCCTATCGACTATCGCGATCACCAGCACCAGCGCGTTGCTGGCCTCGGGTTTAATCGCCCCGTCGGCATTCGCCGACGAAGAACCGCAAGACACCACACAAACCGTTCAAGACGTCACCGAACGTCCCGACGGGGTGTCCGCCCAAATTACCGCGAAAGCCACCGGCCACCGCGTCGAAGATTTGTCCCTCCGCACGGCCACCGAACAAGTGTTCGCCAACCCGGACGGAACCTGGACGTCCGAAACGACCCCAGCAGCCCGCTTCAAAGAAGAAAAAGGCAACTTCGTACCCCTGGGCACCGACGGTGAACTGACTGACACCGTGTCACCGGTCGTAAGTGATGGCACCGAACTCACCATCGCTGACGGCAAGGACGCGCTCGGCGATGGTCCCACCCAGGATTCGGTCGTGCTCGCTGAGCTGGAATCCACCGGGGATCCCGAAGGCTCCACCTTGAAACTGGGATGGGAGGGTGAACTGCCCGCCCCGCAGATCAGTGAGAACCAAGCCACCTACACCGATCAGGTGCAGGTGCCCGTCATCGAAGATCCATCCGGCGACATCATGCCACAATCCTCCACCGTGGACCCAGTGCCTTCGGAGACTCCTTCCGAGTCTCCCAGCGACACCAAGGCTCCAGAGATCATTGATGAACAGCCCGAAGAGGACGAAGCCGCTTCTTCCTCCGATCCGACTCCCGAGCCTTCAGAGTCCTCCACTGAATCATCGGAGCCATCGGACGAATCAGAAGCGCCGTCACTCGATATGCCCGCCGACACCCAGCCGGTGAATGCGAGCGTGGTCGTTGAGCCGTTGCGGTCGGGCTTCTCGCACCGCACCGTGCTGGAGCAGGCTCCTGAGGGTGAGGTGTCGCTGCGTTTCCCGATCAAGCTGTCCAAGGGCTTGAAATTGAGCAAAGACCAGGACACCGGAGACCTGCGCGCGGTGAACGGCAAGGGCGAGACTGTGTTCTTCGCCCCAGCACCGACGATGTGGGATGCCAAAATCGATGAGGCTTCCGGCCTTCCATCTGCTGAGCGTTTCGTCGACACCGACCTCACCGAAGAAGACGGCGTCCCAGTACTCACGCTAACCGTCGATAAAGAGTGGCTGCAGGATCCAGACCGCCAATATCCTGTCACGATTGACCCCACGTGGTCCTCCGGCGTATCCGATACATGGGTTCAGGCCGATGTTCCCGGCTCCAAGGCCGGCGACCCTGAACTTCGAGTTGGTACATTCAACGGCGGTTCGTTGAAGTCCCGCTCGTTCGTGCAGTTCGCTTCCACCGCCTTGAACGGGAAAAAGATCACCAAGGCCGAGCTGCGGATGCATAACTATCATTCGTACTCGTGCACCTCGGCACCGATCAAGGTCCAGCGGTTAACAAGCGCCTGGATTTCCTCTGACGTTCGATGGACTGACCAGCCAACGGCAACGTCCACAGGTGAAGGACAAAACAACGTTTCCAAAGGCTACTCCTCCAGTTGCGCAGCCGGCTACGTCTACTACCCGATCACCCCGATCGCCCAGTACTGGGCTGATAACCCCACCAAGAATTTTGGTGTTCGACTGATCGCTGCGGATGAAACGAATAATTATTCGTGGAAACGGTACCGGTCTGCAAACTACATCACCGGATCTAACGACCCCATCGAACCGCAATTCATCGTCACCTATAACTCCTACCCGGGCACCCCATCAAGTGTCTCCTTCAACTCCGGTGAGTCAGTCAAGGACGCTGCCGGTAAGACATGGGTGAGATCCAAGACTCCGACATTCCGCTCGACCGTGACGGACCCTGATGGCGGTAACGTCAAGGCTGAGTTCGACATGTCCGGCACCAGCACGTTGACCAAGCAGGCTGGCTCGACGGTTGCTTCCAAGCAGGTCTCCACCTATAAGGCCTCCTTGGCTGAGAACGGCACCTACACGGTCAAGGCCTGGGCCAATGACGGCTCGCTGCGTTCCAAGGCAGCCGGCTCTTCGACGACTTTCACTGTTGACTCGGTGGCGCCGTCTGCTCCTTCGATCTCCTCCTCAGGAGGCATCACAAACAACGGGTGGAAAACGTCAAAACCAAGCTCGAATACTTTCACGTTCTCTTCCAGCGCTGATACCGACAAGTTCTCGTACCAGTTGAACAACGATGCCTGGAAGACGGTCACCGCGACCTCAGGCAAGGCAACCTTGTCGTGGAACCCTACGGGAGCGAATATCCTCAGGGTCAAGGCGAACGACAAGGCGACCAACACCTCGGGCACGACCACGTGGACCTTCGGCAACGGCGCTGCTTCATTGACCTCCCCAGCAGGCGGTTCCACCACTTCGGATTCGTTCAAGGTCACTGGCCAAGGACCGAGTTCATCGACCGGCGTGGTGACCCCGAAAGTGTATTGGCGTGAAGCGGACAGCGTCAGCGCAGATACAACGACCTACGGTTCGAACAGCGGATGGTATGAAGCCGCCACCTTGCCGGATATCGCTGCGGGGCAACCGGTCAAAGTCGACACCATGGTGAACGTCGCAGCAGCTCCCGCAGGCAAACTGAAAGAACTCGGCAAAGACCGCCTGGCTACATTGGTGGAGCTGCAGGTCTGCTTCGACTATGCGGGCGCCCCGGCCGCTTCGAAGCTGCAGTGCACCACGAACAAATCCAAGAAACCAGTGCAAGTCACCAAACTGCCGCATGCCTTCGGGGATAACTACCCTGTGGCCGAAGCCGGCGACGGACAGGTCGCGCTGACCACCGGCGAGCTGAACCTCTCGGAAACCGACGTCGAAGTCAATGCGGGCAACACCGGTTTATCCGTGAGCCGCTCCTACTCCTCCTATTCGGGGATTGGAGCGAACTCCCGCATCTTCGGCAAGGGCTGGCGGGTGAATATCGAAGGTCCCGACGAAGGGCTTTCCGGGCTGATGGTCGCTGAATCCACTGCTCTGGATGGCACCGTCACGCTGATCAATGATGATGAAACCGCAGCGGTCTTCCGCCAACCAGGAGGCGGCCGTGTCTCCTTGAAAACCGGCACCTATGTGGCGGCGAATGACGACGCGAGCGCTTCCGGTTGGAAACTCGCATTGTCCGGAACGGGTACTTCGGCGCGGATCAAGATCACTGAGGAAGACGGCACGGTGACCACGTTCAAGCGTGGTGCGATCTTGGAGGGCAACTCCAAGATCTATGAATGGATCACTGAAACCGTCACTGGCGGCAACGGCACGGGCACAGCCAAGTTCGTTTCGAACACTGCCGGGCAGACCACGATGGTTGTTGCTGGCACCGAGACCAACTTGACATGCGACACGACCACCCCAGTGAAGGGGTGCCGGCGCATCAACCTGGCCTATGACGCCTCCGGCAAGATCACGAAAGTCACCTACACCGCCTGGGATCCAGCCGCCAACGCGATGAAAACCGTGAACATTGCCGAGTACGGGTATGACGGAACGACTGCTGATGCACGACTGGTCAGCGTGAAGGATTCCCGCACAGGGGATATCACTTCCTACACCTATGCCGCTGACTCGGCCGCTGGCGTGCCGCTGATTGCTTCCACCGAGGAAAAGACCAGCGGCGGCACACGTGTAGATGCCCCGACCTACTATTCCTATGGGCTCGGGAACACCGGATCCGGGCGTGCTGATTGGCTGGAAAAGGTCGAGCGCGGCAACACCACCGACGGAAATACGCGAGTGCAAACAGCGCGCTTTGTCTACGGGATCAATCCTGTGGCGGATGGAAACATCCTGCCAGATCTGCGTGAAGCACGAGTCAAGCTCTGGGAACAGGAGGGTACCAAGCGTCCCGTGACCGGTTATGCGGTGTTCGGGGCAGGAAAGAACATCGCTTCGTCCAAGGCCGGATCCGTCGCTGCCAGCGACTTCAAGTATGCGGATCTGCAGTATGTGGATTCGCAGAACCGGGTCGTGAATACGTCCTCGTACGCTGCCGGCGCCTGGCAGAGCACCGCAAGCGTCTTCAACGAAGACGGCAATGTCGAACGGTCCTACGACGAGCGTGCCCTGCGCATGATCCAGACCTCGGCGGCAACCCCTGAGAATGTTGTTGGCGGCGTCGTCAACGGACACAAGGACCAAGCTTCCTTGTCTTTCTACTGGTCGGATCTGTCGGCCTATGTCGATGAGAACGGCGAGGGCATCTCCACCGCCACTGACCCTGTCGTCAAAGCTGATGAAATCGCGAAGAATGAAGCCACCGCTGAATTCCTGCGCGGGTATGTCACTGACTCCTATTCACCGGTGACCACCGATGAGAACGATGAGCCGGCCCGCATGCAGACCAAAACGACCTACACCGCGTTGAGCGAGGTCGATGCTGGCGGCATGCCACGCATGCTCACCACGAAAGTGGTCACCTCGAAAGCGAATTCCGGCGACATTGACCTATCGGTCACTGGCGAGCCTGTCCTTTCTGAGGTGCACAACGGCTATGACGCGTACACCGTCGACAAGAATGGAAAGGCGGCTACCGACAAGAACAACCTGCGCTCAGGCTGGGTGATCGGCACACCGACCAAGGTCACTCAGGTCCTCTCCCCGACGACAAACAACATCGTCACCGAAACCAGGTACGACGACCAGGGCCGCGTCATCGAGACCCGCCAGCCGAAGTCAGCAGGAGCCGACGCCGGAACCACCCAGAGCATCTACTACACCGCTGGTGCCAATGCCGTTGATGCTGTGTGCGGCAACGTTCCAGAATATGCGGGATACCTGTGCAAGAACACTCCGAAGGGTGCTGGCTCGGTGTCGAAGCATCAGACCGGGTTCAACATCTATGGCCAGCCGGCGACGTTCACCGAAGCGTCGACCGGGACTGATGGTGCAAAGCGCACGACAACCCAGACCTACCGCGCTGACGGGCAGGAGCTGAAAACCACGGTCACTACCAGTGGCATCACTACTACTGCAGTGCAACCGGTGGAGAAGCTCTATGACGCTACCGGTGTCCAGAACGGTGTACGGGCCCTGGCCTCGGGCACGTTGCCGCAGTCAGAGGTGAAATGGACCCAGGATTTGTGGGGGCGTACCATCTCCTACACGAACTCCCTGGGAGAGACGACTACCACCGAGTACGACGGATTCGGCAACGTGTCCAAGACCGTTTCGCCGGTGTCCACCTCGACCTACAAGTACGGGGCGCTCTCAGGGGACGGCACCGCGGAATACCAGGGCGTGGTCACGAGCATGACCGTGTCCAAGCATGGTGGAACGGGAACCGGCACTTACAAGGCGTCCTACGATGGCGATGGCAACATCCTGACCCAGAGCATCCCGGGCGGATTCACCCAGAAGATGGACTACGACGAATCCGGCAAGCAGGTCCGCCTGGCTTACGACGGACCGCTGAAAGCCGAGGACGGGACTACGTCGAACGGCACGTGGATAGCGTGGGAACTGAACCGCGACACCACCGGACAGATTGTCGGCGAGACGACCCCCGAGGGTGACGTCCTTGCTGGTACCTCCACTGCCGGTGACCGTGGTGCAGCCTACGACAGGGCGTTCACCTATGACCGGGCTGGCCGTTTGACCGAAGTGCAGGATGTGACCGCGCAGCCAGGCGAGACGGTCAACACCGACCCCGTCGAAGGCGCGGTGACTCCTACAACGGTTCGGAAGTACGCATTTGATAAGAACGGCAACCGCACCTCACTGACCACTACCGTCAATGGCACCCAGACTGCTTCGCGGTCCTGGACCTACGATGCGGCTGACCGGGTCGGTGTAGGCGCCGGATACGTGTATGACGGATTGGGCCGGCAGACCACGATTCCAGCAGCGGATGCGCCGGCTGCTGCTGGTGGAGTGAAGGCTGGTGCCGGGGCAATCACGGTGAAGTACTTCGCTGATGATGCTACTGCAGCCATTACCCGCAACGGCACCACCTCCACCATCGCCCGCGACCCGGCAAGGCGCCGACTATCGGTAACCTCCACAGGCACCAACGCTGCAGGGACCGAAACGAAGCACTACGCTGATGATTCGGATAACCCTGCATGGAGCAGCCGTGTTCAAGGAACCCAGACGATCACGACAAGGTATGAGTCGACGATCGGGGGCGACCTGGCTCTGACGATCACCGATAACACTGTCGAACTGGCGTTGAGCAATCCCCATGGCGATGTGGTGGCCACCGTGCCAGTCACCGGCACCAACGCAGGACAGGGAATCACCGGGTGGGCGCAGTACGACGAGTATGGCAACCAGCTATCGGAACCAGTGAATACCGGTGCCACATCGTATGGCTGGCATGGAGCCGATGAACGCGCGGTCGATACCAGCGGACTGATCCTGATGGGCGCGCGGCTGTATAACTCGGTCACCGGGCTGTTCACCAGCCGAGACCCGGTAGAAGGCGGCAACACAACAAGCTACACCTACCCGCAGGATCCTGTGGGGATGAGTGACATCACCGGCCTATGGAGTTTAAAAAGAGCTTGGGGTACGGCAAAACGAATATGGCGAAACCCGTGGTTCCAAGTCGGGCTTGGGATTGGTCTAGCGTTTATCCCCGGTGGTTTAGCTGTTCGAGCAGGAATAGGTATTGTTTCTAGGATAGGAGGAATGCATCGGGCAGCGAGGGTTGCTAGAACTGCAATACGTTTCCGGTCGGTAAAAGGTTTCACCAGGCACGGCCTTAATCAGACTGTATCTCGTGGAGTTTCACCTCGAATAATAAGAAATACAGTTAATCACCCCATTGCGATGAAGCCCCAATATCACGGAACCCTATATTTTGGAAGAAAAGGCAATGTAGTGCTCAATAAATCCAGAAAGGTCGTAACAGCATACAAGTCATCCAAACTCTGGAAAAAAATGAAGAGAATGGGAAGGAAATAA
- a CDS encoding DUF4913 domain-containing protein: MIGMPPNDDELDLDGGEGSEPAPGPSAAGQEAEGRSFVYEDAEQWLHGYALPRYLRKQGPSGRAWAPNWYEYPEVYSVVTALWETWEQMRWDGPLQILVFYRDYFYPLMDRVTAQDGPFHEYDKVMHPELPGMFPVHQAPDGYFRSSV; the protein is encoded by the coding sequence ATGATCGGCATGCCCCCGAACGATGACGAGCTGGATCTGGATGGCGGAGAGGGAAGCGAGCCAGCGCCCGGGCCATCAGCGGCCGGCCAGGAGGCGGAGGGACGTTCCTTCGTCTATGAGGACGCAGAGCAGTGGCTGCATGGGTATGCGTTGCCGCGCTACCTGCGCAAGCAGGGGCCGTCAGGACGCGCGTGGGCACCGAATTGGTACGAGTACCCGGAAGTGTATTCGGTGGTTACCGCGTTGTGGGAGACGTGGGAGCAAATGCGGTGGGATGGCCCGCTGCAGATACTGGTGTTCTATCGGGACTACTTCTACCCGTTGATGGACAGGGTTACCGCGCAGGATGGCCCGTTCCATGAGTATGACAAGGTGATGCACCCGGAACTTCCCGGGATGTTCCCAGTGCATCAAGCACCGGACGGTTATTTCCGTTCCTCGGTATAG
- a CDS encoding DUF302 domain-containing protein, producing MAYTHTITIPSSWEESVKLTRSALAKHGFGVLTEIDVRATFTQKLGQESGDYVGDYLILGACNPQLAQRGIAAEPQLGALLPCNVVIRRAPTAAETTVEAIDPQTMVKLSQSDATREVANEADARLQAALTEISATVDN from the coding sequence ATGGCCTACACCCACACCATCACCATCCCATCGTCCTGGGAAGAGAGCGTCAAACTGACACGTAGTGCCCTGGCAAAACATGGATTCGGCGTTCTGACAGAAATCGATGTCAGGGCGACCTTCACCCAAAAGCTGGGACAGGAGTCCGGGGACTACGTGGGGGACTACCTGATTCTCGGGGCATGCAACCCCCAACTGGCCCAACGAGGCATTGCTGCGGAGCCACAGCTGGGAGCGCTACTCCCGTGCAACGTCGTCATACGTCGCGCTCCCACCGCTGCAGAAACCACCGTTGAGGCCATCGACCCGCAGACCATGGTCAAGCTCAGCCAAAGCGATGCGACACGCGAAGTCGCCAACGAAGCCGACGCCAGGCTTCAAGCAGCGTTGACGGAAATCTCAGCAACAGTAGATAACTGA
- a CDS encoding rhodanese-like domain-containing protein, whose protein sequence is MNTIPQTTSPEELKDWINAGTDVVVLDVRSAAEFESLHIKGSYNVPLPLLAEHTEELASKLDTKVVLVCQSGVRATEAKTNLASAGFSNAHVLAGGVPAYKQAGGRIVEGSKRWDLERQVRMAAGSLVIAGLAGGRFLSPQIRTVAGVIGAGLTFSAATNTCAMGKALSKMPWNRTANEPTRASVFAQLPSKKP, encoded by the coding sequence ATGAACACCATCCCCCAGACCACCAGCCCCGAAGAACTCAAGGATTGGATCAATGCCGGCACCGACGTCGTGGTGCTGGATGTGCGATCCGCCGCCGAATTCGAATCCCTGCATATCAAGGGCTCCTACAACGTTCCCCTCCCGTTGCTGGCCGAGCACACCGAAGAACTCGCATCGAAGCTCGACACCAAAGTGGTGCTGGTCTGCCAATCCGGCGTGCGCGCCACCGAAGCCAAGACCAACCTCGCGTCAGCCGGATTCAGCAACGCCCACGTCCTAGCCGGCGGCGTCCCGGCCTACAAGCAAGCCGGCGGCCGGATCGTTGAAGGCTCCAAGCGCTGGGATCTGGAACGCCAGGTGCGCATGGCCGCCGGTTCCCTGGTAATCGCCGGACTGGCCGGGGGCAGGTTCCTTTCCCCGCAGATCCGGACCGTTGCAGGGGTCATCGGGGCCGGGTTGACCTTCTCAGCGGCCACCAACACCTGCGCCATGGGCAAAGCCCTGTCCAAGATGCCGTGGAACAGGACCGCCAACGAACCGACCCGCGCGTCGGTCTTCGCCCAGCTTCCCTCCAAGAAGCCCTAG
- a CDS encoding response regulator transcription factor, with product MDSDEFSRTAILSQLNAASDLKVEASFVNIDTALSQKDFPAPDMVLINTADAELLENQSIGQAINHLPQSKIALLAANPSMQSLDDAYEMGIAGVISKRVGTAQLAHYVRAMIQGYWVFIRPESGAPKGRCSGLESRYKKYIRALDPLKQQLLRCVALGMTNSQIAEKVFISEGAVKRYLTDMCLDLGISKRVQLTLIASDAGLVTAADLIADSSANRDGVG from the coding sequence GTGGATTCCGATGAGTTTTCGAGAACTGCGATCTTAAGCCAGCTCAATGCGGCGAGTGATTTGAAGGTCGAGGCTTCTTTCGTAAATATTGACACTGCGCTTTCGCAAAAGGATTTTCCGGCACCAGATATGGTGCTGATCAATACAGCGGATGCTGAGCTGCTGGAAAACCAGTCAATAGGTCAAGCCATAAATCATCTGCCACAGAGCAAGATCGCACTGCTGGCGGCAAACCCGTCGATGCAGTCATTGGATGATGCCTATGAAATGGGAATAGCTGGTGTGATTTCTAAGAGAGTTGGGACGGCACAGCTGGCTCATTATGTGAGAGCGATGATCCAAGGCTATTGGGTTTTCATCCGCCCCGAATCCGGCGCTCCAAAGGGTCGTTGCTCCGGCCTTGAATCACGATACAAGAAGTACATTCGAGCTTTGGACCCGCTGAAACAGCAGCTCCTGCGGTGTGTGGCTTTGGGAATGACAAATTCACAAATCGCTGAAAAAGTATTTATCAGCGAGGGAGCTGTGAAACGGTACTTGACGGATATGTGCCTCGATTTGGGTATTTCGAAAAGGGTGCAGTTGACTCTTATTGCCAGCGATGCTGGTCTCGTGACCGCTGCAGATTTGATTGCCGACTCATCGGCGAATCGCGATGGTGTTGGATAG
- a CDS encoding rhodanese-like domain-containing protein, producing MPEITITDTNRRPATDQILDVREDFEITEGMIPGAIHIPMGELNTRLDEIDINRPIVVVCRSGNRSARVAEALTGAGFTADTMAGGMTAWQRAGLPVD from the coding sequence ATGCCCGAAATCACCATCACCGACACCAACCGCCGACCTGCCACGGACCAAATCCTTGACGTCCGCGAAGACTTCGAAATCACCGAGGGCATGATCCCCGGAGCCATCCATATTCCCATGGGAGAGCTCAACACCCGCCTGGACGAAATCGACATAAACCGCCCCATCGTCGTCGTCTGCCGCAGCGGCAACCGCAGCGCCCGCGTCGCCGAAGCACTCACCGGCGCTGGCTTCACCGCCGACACCATGGCTGGCGGCATGACCGCCTGGCAACGTGCCGGCCTGCCCGTCGACTAA